In Deltaproteobacteria bacterium, a genomic segment contains:
- the secF gene encoding protein translocase subunit SecF, translating to MELIKPNTNFDFVHYLKPAITFSLVLILLGLASLVYRGGPNYGVDFVGGTVVHVKFTQPTSIADIRQALATTNIPGGIVQDFGQSGNEFLIRLPVAETVTEDIANKVQQGLVSKFGQQAFEVRRIEAVGPKVGRDLQRKAILAVAFSALVMGIYVAIRFEPRFGVGTAVALFHDALITIGALSLMNIEFDLTVVAALLTVVGFSVNDTVIVCDRIRENMRKMRREGVLNIINRSINDTLSRTIITNGTAILVVLVLYFLGGEVIHGFAFTLLIGFIVGTYSSIYIASPIVLLWEKAGQRA from the coding sequence ATGGAACTGATTAAACCAAATACCAATTTCGATTTTGTCCACTATCTAAAGCCCGCCATTACCTTCTCTTTAGTCCTGATTTTGCTGGGACTCGCGTCCCTGGTGTATCGTGGCGGACCCAATTACGGTGTGGATTTTGTTGGCGGCACGGTGGTGCATGTGAAATTTACTCAGCCCACCTCGATTGCCGATATTCGTCAGGCGTTGGCGACGACCAACATTCCGGGAGGCATTGTCCAAGACTTTGGCCAGAGCGGAAACGAATTCTTGATTCGGCTTCCGGTGGCCGAGACGGTCACTGAGGATATCGCCAACAAAGTACAACAAGGGTTAGTGAGTAAGTTTGGCCAACAGGCATTTGAAGTCCGACGCATTGAAGCCGTCGGCCCGAAAGTAGGAAGAGATTTGCAACGGAAAGCGATCCTTGCCGTTGCGTTCTCTGCTCTCGTCATGGGTATCTATGTCGCCATTCGCTTTGAGCCACGGTTTGGCGTTGGCACAGCCGTCGCGCTTTTCCACGATGCACTTATCACCATTGGTGCGCTGTCGTTGATGAACATCGAGTTTGATCTGACGGTGGTTGCTGCGCTCCTGACGGTTGTGGGATTCTCGGTGAACGATACGGTGATTGTCTGTGACCGGATCCGTGAGAACATGCGCAAGATGCGACGTGAAGGGGTGCTCAATATCATTAATCGTAGTATCAATGACACCTTAAGCCGAACCATTATTACGAATGGGACGGCGATTCTGGTAGTGCTGGTGTTGTATTTTCTCGGTGGTGAAGTGATCCACGGGTTTGCCTTCACGCTGTTGATTGGGTTTATAGTTGGAACCTATTCGTCCATCTACATCGCCAGTCCGATTGTGTTGTTATGGGAGAAAGCAGGGCAACGCGCGTGA